The Coccidioides posadasii str. Silveira chromosome 5, complete sequence genome has a segment encoding these proteins:
- the VTS1 gene encoding Flap-structured DNA-binding and RNA-binding protein (EggNog:ENOG410QD6F~COG:J,T~BUSCO:4052at33183), translated as MASHIIGNRNSTPEASKSSLRPPSSRTLGGSHQLRASADMSGFSSPLAPRNIRPSSEVYFNQQVQGQNNAEDALDRAAQQWIADIDQYETTLEEMAAATLDQDFKDELSAIEQWFRVLSEAERTAALYALLQQTTQVQIRFFIQVLQQMSQSHPMSSVLSPANFGEKDPMSNRLSDAMAKLNVEPSRNSLGRPPPSPGNKRNSGLDSSTINAMFPDAAAVIAKKKAEFTQQTGNLPGSNRNSVVFGDRTSLVTPTISAPDCKDTLPQPPVSPWAQRAPEPQAPIARPKSSSEQQPMGQFSQPLSSLRSPLPMNPGTSANIQSTTITAPEITQDPPLLSPYNLGNASWASMSNTPLVPSFSQQGAQSQADMVANATAMKLAALSTVNNRIALDDARKYRRARSNDGQKNAGQGPLSPGLPNTSIPGTNVIMVNDAGQILNPQQIAALQAQQQAAAMAGRRSRPNSPGLAMQGGSMGHMNFTSPQNNGFLAAYDTNALLGNGFGGLGMGLAGAGSHEGYLSDHSEINRGRSPRGRRGSSKPPEDPTDTKLLQDIPAWLRSLRLHKYTDNLKDLKWTELIELDDKALEARGVNALGARNKMLKVFEQVKEAKAAGKLASII; from the exons CGCGCCACGGAATATTCGTCCATCGTCCGAGGTCTATTTTAATCAGCAAGTTCAGGGGCAAAATAACGCTGAAGATGCCTTGGACAGGGCCGCACAGCAATGGATTGCAGACATTGATCAGTACGAGACAACTCTCGAGGAGATGGCTGCGGCTACCCTGGATCAGGATTTCAAAGACGAGCTGAGCGCCATCGAACAGTGGTTTCGTGTTTTGAGTGAAGCCGAAAGGACCGCTGCCCTCTACGCTTTGCTGCAGCAGACCACTCAGGTGCAGATTCGTTTCTTCATCCAAGTTCTGCAGCAGATGTCGCAAAGCCACCCGATGTCCAGTGTCTTATCGCCGGCCAATTTTGGTGAAAAGG ACCCCATGTCTAACCGTTTGAGTGATGCGATGGCTAAATTGAACGTGGAGCCGTCCCGTAATTCCCTGGGACGCCCACCACCGTCTCCTGGAAATAAGCGCAACTCTGGTCTTGATTCCTCCACTATAAATGCCATGTTCCCAGATGCCGCAGCTGTCATcgcaaaaaagaaagccgAGTTCACCCAGCAGACCGGCAACCTTCCCGGGTCGAACCGGAACAGCGTAGTCTTCGGTGATCGGACGTCTCTGGTGACGCCAACCATATCTGCACCGGATTGCAAGGACACCTTGCCACAACCACCAGTCTCACCGTGGGCTCAGCGTGCACCCGAACCTCAAGCCCCAATCGCACGTCCCAAGTCATCGAGCGAACAGCAGCCAATGGGCCAATTCTCCCAGCCTCTTTCGTCGTTGCGTTCGCCGCTTCCTATGAACCCTGGTACTTCTGCTAATATCCAGAGCACCACCATCACAGCGCCTGAGATTACGCAAGACCCTCCCCTTCTCTCCCCATATAATTTAGGAAATGCCAGCTGGGCTTCGATGAGCAATACTCCGCTAGTCCCGTCCTTTAGTCAACAGGGTGCTCAGTCGCAAGCCGATATGGTTGCTAATGCCACCGCTATGAAGCTAGCTGCCTTATCCACGGTTAACAACAGGATTGCTTTAGATGACGCTCGCAAGTACCGACGCGCTCGGTCCAACGACGGCCAGAAGAATGCTGGGCAAGGGCCACTTTCGCCTGGCCTTCCGAATACCAGTATTCCTGGAACTAACGTGATCATGGTCAATGACGCAGGCCAAATTCTCAATCCACAGCAAATAGCCGCCCTACAAGCGCAGCAGCAGGCAGCCGCAATGGCTGGTCGCCGCTCCCGACCGAATTCTCCCGGCTTAGCGATGCAGGGAGGTTCGATGGGACATATGAACTTTACTTCTCCACAAAACAATGGGTTCTTGGCTGCTTACGACACGAATGCCCTCTTGGGTAACGGCTTCGGTGGACTCGGTATGGGCCTTGCTGGCGCTGGTAGTCACGAAGGATATCTTTCAGACCATTCCGAGATAAACCGTGGTCGCTCCCCACGGGGTCGACGGGGTAGTTCCAAACCACCGGAAGATCCCACTGATACGAAacttcttcaagacatcCCCGCCTGGCTTCGATCTTTGCGTCTACATAAATACACCGATAATCTCAAAGATCTGAAATGGACGGAATTAATTGAACTTGATGATAAAGCCTTGGAAGCTCGGGGAGTGAACGCTCTCGGCGCCAGAAATAAGATGCTGAAG GTGTTTGAGCAAGTGAAGGAGGCAAAAGCAGCAGGGAAACTTGCTTCTATTATCTAA
- a CDS encoding uncharacterized protein (EggNog:ENOG410PRGN~COG:S~TransMembrane:3 (i30-47o53-74i111-132o)~BUSCO:15227at33183) gives MPPTNQELSLLINPLVPESVAHNTRTLSNIHSITSFLLGLAAGILGLQSSGGFIFYLLGTLFVSFLFHALLIGFDGKRTSGGFGVGAYFPGSGEIVGQGKGLRRRGAWRDVWLSGGVSGEALSGFVLGWAGVGGVLR, from the exons ATGCCACCAACGAACCAAGAGCTCTCCCTCCTTATAAACCCTCTCGTCCCAGAATCAGTCGCACATAACACCCGC ACGCTCTCGAACATCCATTCCATCACTTCCTTCCTGCTCGGCCTAGCCGCTGGCATCCTCGGCCTCCAGTCCTCCGGCGggtttatattctatcttCTCGGCACACTATTCGTCTCGTTTCTCTTCCATGCGTTGCTGATCGGGTTCGACGGTAAGCGAACGAGTGGTGGGTTCGGTGTTGGTGCGTATTTCCCCGGGAGCGGAGAGATTGTTGGTCAGGGGAAAGGATTGAGGAGACGAGGGGCGTGGAGAGATGTTTGGCTCAGTGGCGGCGTGTCTGGGGAAGCGTTGAGCGGATTCGTGCTGGGATGGGCGGGGGTTGGAGGTGTGTTAAGATGA
- the SUL2_2 gene encoding Sulfate permease 2 (EggNog:ENOG410PFD9~COG:P~TransMembrane:11 (o87-105i117-136o142-159i171-191o197-216i254-278o284-309i410-429o435-453i465-485o491-508i)), translated as MASQPSTNAQKVGHGLAKVLGIKLEKPDADPVTRGESTFSTGSGDTFVEHEPSSIDWLAECVPSGRQVLMFIVNIFPFLRWLTRYNVQWFLGDLVAGVTVGAVVVPQGMAYAKLAELPVEFGLYSSFMGVLVYWFFATSKDITIGPVAVVSTLVGHIIVRVRMEHPEFEPHVIASAFGVICGAVVTFVGLIRCGWLVDFIPLTAISAFMTGSALSISSGQVPSMLGITTFNTRDSTYKLIINTLKHLGDTKIDAAMGLSALFILYAVRSGCTYCARKYPSRAKLWFFLATLRTVIVILFYTGVSAGVNIHRRDNPRFRILGTVPRGFQHAAVPDLNPGLLSAFSGDIPAGVIVLLIEHIAISKSFGRINNYTIDPSQELIGIGVTNLLGPFLGGYPATGSFSRTAIQSKAGVRTPFGGVITAMVVLLAIYALPPVFFYIPNSSLSAVIIHAVGDLITPPNTVYQFWRVSPLEVVVFFAGVFVMVFTNIENGIYTTVCMSLAILLFRLVKAQGQFLGRVKVHTVVGDHLADSDGKYNGWGAETGPRSSAFRNIFLPISHADGSNPEIEVGQPYPGVFIYRFSEGFNYPSVNHYLDHLVSTIYKNTRRTNPNSYSRPGDRPWNMPGPRRGQSEEDRSHLPTLKAVILDFSTVNNVDVTSVQNLIDVRNQLDLYASPQPVHWHFAHLNNRWTKRALASAGFGFHTPAANSGATRWKPIFSVANLEGNASAAAHAEFLDNERENGHAVSSKHDIESPATESATSTIQRAGGVIGAKSSSSVSVIEKELVTATEYAKHRMTVVNGVNRPLFHADLTSALQSAIANAASMT; from the exons ATGGCTTCCCAGCCTTCCACAAATGCCCAAAAGGTGGGCCACGGGCTAGCAAAGGTCCTCGGTATCAAACTCGAGAAGCCAGATGCCGACCCCGTCACTCGCGGGGAGTCCACATTCTCCACGGGTAGCGGTGATACCTTTGTCGAACATGAGCCTAGCTCTATTGATTGGCTGGCGGAATGCGTCCCCTCCGGTCGACAGGTTCTCATGTTCATTGTCAATATCTTCCCTTTCCTCCGTTGGCTCACCAGATACAACGTCCAATGGTTTCTCGGTGACCTTGTTGCTG GTGTCACGGTCGGAGCTGTTGTCGTTCCGCAGGGCATGGCTTACGCAAAGCTTGCAGAATTGCCTGTCGAATTTGGTCTATATTCTTCGTTTATGGGTGTCTTGGTTTACTGGTTCTTTGCCACTTCTAAGGATATCACTATTGGG CCTGTCGCAGTCGTGTCCACGCTCGTTGGTCATATTATAGTCAGAGTCCGTATGGAACACCCGGAATTCGAACCCCATGTTATCGCGTCTGCATTTGGAGTCATTTGCGGGGCGGTTGTGACCTTCGTTGGCCTCATTCGATGTGGATGGCTGGTCGATTTCATTCCCTTGACCGCAATCTCCGCCTTCATGACTGGATCTGCGTTAAGCATTTCCTCTGGTCAGGTTCCATCTATGCTGGGAATTACTACTTTCAACACCAGAGATTCGACGTATAAGCTCATCATAAACACTTTGAAACATCTCGGTGACACAAAGATCGACGCTGCCATGGGCCTATCAGCTTTGTTTATTCTTTACGCCGTTCGCTCTGGCTGCACGTATTGTGCTCGAAAATATCCGTCTCGTGCTAAGCTATGGTTCTTTCTCGCGACCCTTCGCACTGTGATTGTTATTCTCTTCTATACTGGAGTTAGCGCGGGTGTTAATATTCACCGACGCGATAACCCGCGGTTTAGAATATTGGGAACCGTTCCTAGAG GATTCCAACATGCTGCAGTACCCGATCTTAACCCAGGATTGCTTTCAGCTTTTTCCGGAGATATCCCCGCCGGTGTAATTGTTCTACTGATCGAGCATATTGCCATCTCCAAATCTTTCGGAAGAATTAATAACTATACGATCGATCCATCCCAGGAGCTCATTGGCATTGGTGTCACAAACCTTCTTGGACCGTTCCTCGGTGGCTATCCCGCAACTGGATCCTTTTCCAGAACTGCAATCCAGTCTAAGGCCGGTGTGCGTACACCATTTGGAGGCGTTATCACAGCTATGGTCGTCCTGCTCGCCATCTATGCCCTTCCACCAGTCTTTTTCTATATCCCGAATTCGTCTCTATCTGCGGTGATTATCCACGCTGTTGGTGATCTGATCACCCCACCCAACACAGTGTATCAGTTCTGGAGGGTTTCTCCTCTTGAGGTCGTGGTTTTCTTTGCCGGTGTTTTCGTCATGGTGTTTACAAACATTGAGAACGGAATCTACACGACGGTCTGCATGTCCCTCGCAATCCTTCTCTTCCGTCTCGTCAAGGCTCAGGGTCAGTTCCTTGGCAGAGTGAAGGTTCATACCGTTGTCGGAGACCATCTGGCAGATAGCGATGGGAAATACAATGGATGGGGCGCTGAAACGGGTCCGAGGAGCTCTGCATTTAGAAATATCTTCCTTCCCATCAGCCATGCGGATGGCTCGAACCCCGAGATTGAAGTGGGGCAGCCATACCCCGGCGTCTTCATTTATCGGTTCTCTGAAGGATTCAACTATCCCAGCGTTAACCACTACCTTGACCACCTTGTCTCTACGATCTACAAGAATACGAGACGAACAAATCCGAATAGCTACAGCCGGCCCGGTGACAGACCATGGAACATGCCCGGCCCTCGCAGAGGCCAGTCTGAGGAGGATCGTTCCCATCTACCAACTCTCAAGGCTGTGATCCTCGATTTCTCCACAGTCAACAACGTTGACGTAACATCGGTTCAGAACCTCATCGATGTCCGCAACCAGCTCGACCTCTACGCATCGCCTCAGCCCGTCCACTGGCACTTCGCACACCTCAACAATCGATGGACGAAGCGAGCCCTCGCTTCCGCTGGATTTGGCTTCCATACTCCCGCCGCCAATTCAGGTGCTACGAGATGGAAGCCCATCTTCAGCGTTGCCAACCTGGAAGGCAACGCCTCCGCAGCCGCGCACGCCGAGTTCCTGGATAATGAGCGCGAGAACGGCCACGCAGTGTCTTCGAAACATGATATCGAATCACCAGCCACGGAAAGCGCCACTTCTACCATTCAACGAGCTGGAGGCGTCATTGGCGCTAAGAGTAGCAGCTCTGTGTCTGTGATCGAGAAGGAACTGGTCACGGCCACGGAGTACGCGAAGCACAGGATGACAGTTGTAAATGGGGTGAACAGACCACTCTTCCATGCTGACCTGACGAGCGCTCTGCAAAGCGCTATTGCCAATGCTGCTTCTATGACATAA
- a CDS encoding uncharacterized protein (EggNog:ENOG410PH3Y~COG:G~TransMembrane:12 (i87-112o124-144i151-173o213-232i239-259o287-306i318-335o367-394i406-429o435-454i500-517o565-592i)~BUSCO:5074at33183) — protein MFYAYKKIKARTAPKQNSQETCSHQLRLQNLQADSRPSEEAIQENDVLMEGSDGPIVPKPEETHNNDGPCSECKKEKHVKRVYRWKLIFGLLLPYFLASVDLTIVAAALPFIASHFNKLDELNWIVTSFSLTSTAFIPAFGQLADVFGRHFVLQLAMFLMLIGSVLCAAAQTWPMLLLGRALQGTSSAGIMNLIQIILSDKVSLADNAKNSTIFQFVAGISYGVGPVIGGYLTQSNWRYCFVLSIPVAFVAHIAIFVVLRKELVGGTYFTKGSRRSSFLEGLGTVDIGGTLLFICSVSLIIIGTSWGGATYPWTSPAVLAPLIIGSILFVLFFIYEYLLGPGRILARCFPSQTVMIPSELFRKRDMVVLAIIEFATGAAMFSAFYFVGIYFTLVEAYSPERSGLQLLFYIPGIGAGVYFAMFACNVWPAHTFYPLSVGTVTESVGIGLITWAITRRQVSLVNGMMAVAGAGTGMRFMPCTLHAAGIWPDKIAPAMSIMRFSMPFGGTLALAIMGSVFNNKMAPVFRSMNSGLGGHVDTHVTQSLDFISDLPEPMQSYVRNTGKDAVMWAFISITPIMAISLVAIIFLGNVWIKSSKAKEAMEKAKREGTHDDGIVSSEVIDKPYLLALITGSVEENKYVSTPLSKADKERQAQALLEEKAFLRARRYENKPRDSYMEQEGV, from the exons ATGTTTTATGCGTATAAAAAGATAAAGGCGCGAACAGCTCCAAAACAAAACAGCCAGGAGACATGTTCCCACCAACTGCGCcttcagaatttgcaggcGGATTCAAGACCATCCGAGGAGGCGATACAGGAGAACGATGTCCTGATGGAAGGATCGGACGGCCCCATTGTACCCAAGCCGGAAGAAACACATAATAACGACGGTCCCTGCTCCGAGTgcaaaaaagagaaacacGTTAAACGGGTTTATAGATGGAAGTTGATATTTGGCCTTTTGCTACCATACTTTCTCGCATCCGTTGACTTGACGATTGTGGCCGCTGCCCTGCCATTTATAGCATCCCATTTCA ATAAACTGGACGAACTGAATTGGATTGTCACCTCATTTAGTTTAACTTCGACCGCGTTCATTCCCGCATTTGGCCAGCTTGCAGATGTCTTTGGACGGCACTTTGTCCTTCAACTGGCCATGTTTCTCATGCTAATTGGAAGCGTATTGTGTGCTGCGGCGCAGACATGGCCAATGCTCCTCCTTGGGCGCGCCTTACAAGGGACAAGCTCGGCTGGAATCATGAATTTGATCCAGATAATTTTGTCCGATAAGGTCAGCCTCGCAGATAATGCGAAAAACAGTACTATTTTTCAGTTTGTGGCGGGAATTTCATACGGTGTTGGGCCAGTCATTGGAGG GTATTTGACACAG TCtaattggagatattgtttCGTGTTAAGTATTCCG GTGGCCTTTGTCGCTCATATTGCCATCTTCGTGGTTTTGCGCAAGGAACTGGTAGGCGGCACGTACTTCACCAAAGGGTCGCGGCGGTCATCATTCTTAGAAGGCCTTGGTACCGTGGACATCGGTGGTACCTTGTTATTCATTTGCAGTGTCAGTCTTATTATCATCGGTACTTCCTGGGGAGGAGCAACTTACCCCTGGACCTCCCCCGCCGTCCTGGCTCCATTAATTATTGGATCAATTCTCTTCGTACTGTTCTTTATCtatgaatatcttcttggGCCCGGAAGGATTCTTGCAAGATGTTTTCCATCGCAGACAGTGATGATACCCTCCGAGCTATTCCGAAAGCGAGACATGGTGGTCCTAGCCATCATTGAATTTGCTACCGGCGCAG CAATGTTCTCTGCCTTTTACTTCGTTGGGATCTACTTTACGCTTGTCGAGGCCTACTCACCCGAGAGATCTGGGCTTCAGCTGCTGTTCTACATTCCTGGGATAGGAG CTGGTGTTTACTTTGCCATGTTTGCCTGCAATGTGTGGCCGGCACACACCTTCTATCCGCTCAGTGTGGGTACAGTCACAGAGAGCGTCGGCATCGGGCTTATTACATGGGCTATTACAAGGCGCCAAGTATCACTTGTCAATGGAATGATGGCCGTCGCAGGCGCCGGAACGGGAATGCGCTTCATGCCTTGCACGCTTCACGCGGCAGGTATCTGGCCAGACAAAATCGCACCCGCCATGTCCATCATGCGATTCTCTATGCCCTTCGGCGGGACTCTTGCCCTGGCAATTATGGGCAGTGTGTTCAACAACAAAATGGCCCCGGTCTTTCGCTCCATGAATTCTGGTCTGGGTGGGCACGTCGATACACATGTAACTCAGAGTCTGGACTTTATTAGCGATCTCCCGGAACCTATGCAAAGCTATGTGCGCAACACTGGAAAGGATGCAGTGATGTGGGCGTTTATCTCTATCACCCCGATAATGGCTATCAGTCTCGTGGCGATCATCTTCCTTGGGAACGTATGGATAAAATCCAGCAAGGCGAAGGAGGCCATGGAGAAGGCGAAGCGAGAGGGAACTCACGACGATGGAATCGTTAGCAGCGAAGTTATTGATAAGCCGTATCTCTTGGCCCTGATCACT GGAAGTGTCGAGGAGAATAAGTATGTTAGCACTCCACTATCGAAGGCTGATAAGGAGAGACAGGCTCAAGCGCTACTTGAGGAGAAGGCTTTTCTACGTGCACGGAGGTATGAAAATAAGCCAAGGGATTCTTACATGGAGCAAGAGGGGGTTTAA
- the HEM12 gene encoding Uroporphyrinogen decarboxylase in heme biosynthesis (BUSCO:299509at4751~EggNog:ENOG410PGWW~COG:H~BUSCO:8354at33183) encodes MSNQFEPLKNDLLLKAARGEKVQRPPIWIMRQAGRYLPEYHEAKGTRDFFECCRDPEVASTLTLQPIERYEGLIDAAIIFSDILVIPQAMGMTVEMVEKKGPHFPEPLKSPDDGQYERVMTKKVDVKAELDYVYKAITLTRQKLRGRVPLIGFCGAPWTLLCYMVEGGGSKMFIQSKTWVYKYPEASKALLQKIAEICVEYLALQVAAGAQLVQVFDSWAGELSPASFSEFALPYLRYIAANLPKRVVELGYEAVPMTVFAKGAWYALDDLCQSGYNVVGLDWLHDPAQATRIANGRVTLQGNADPGCLYGSREAITAVVENMVKGFGGGKQRWIVNLGHGITPFVNPEDLKFFFQEIHRLTATS; translated from the exons ATGTCTAATCAATTCGAACCACTGAAGAACGACTTGCTTCTCAAAGCTGCGAGAG GGGAGAAAGTTCAAAGACCGCCAATATGGATTATGCGACAAG CCGGGAGATACCTCCCCGAATACCACGAAGCGAAAGGTACCCGCGATTTCTTTGAATGCTGTCGCGACCCCGAGGTGGCTTCGACATTGACGCTCCAGCCCATTGAACGATACGAGGGACTCATCGACGCTGCGATCATCTTTTCCGACATTCTTGTTATCCCACAGGCGATGGGTATGACCGTGGAGATGgtggaaaaaaaaggcccgCATTTCCCAGAGCCACTGAAGTCGCCGGATGACGGACAATACGAGAGAGTGATGACAAAAAAGGTAGATGTTAAAGCGGAGCTTGATTATGTCTACAAAGCCATTACCCTCACGCGACAAAAGCTGCGAGGTAGGGTTCCGCTGATTGGGTTTTGTGGGGCTCCATGGACGTTGCTGTGCTATATGGTTgaaggaggaggaagcaAGATGTTCATTCAGTCAAAGACATGGGTATACAAATATCCCGAGGCATCCAAGGCGCTGCTACAGAAGATTGCTGAAATCTGCGTGGAGTATTTGGCACTGCAGGTGGCTGCGGGAGCGCAATTGGTCCAAGTGTTTGATTCTTGGGCTGGCGAATTGTCGCCTGCTTCGTTCTCAGAGTTCGCTCTGCCATATCTGCGATATATCGCGGCCAACTTGCCTAAGAGGGTAGTAGAACTCGGGTATGAGGCCGTGCCGATGACCGTGTTTGCCAAGGGCGCTTGGTATGCCTTGGATGACTTGTGTCAGTCTGGATACAACGTTGTGGGGCTCGATTGGCTTCATGACCCCGCGCAGGCAACTCGGATTGCAAATGGCAGAGTAACTTTACAGGGCAATGCCGACCCAGGCTGTTTGTACGGTTCCAGAGAGGCTATCACCGCCGTTGTGGAGAATATGGTCAAAGGTTTTGGAGGAGGAAAGCAGAGATGGATAGTGAACTTGGGCCACG GCATCACTCCCTTTGTTAACCCCGAAGATTTGAAGTTCTTTTTCCAAGAAATTCACCGGCTAACTGCCACCTCTTAA
- the YDJ1 gene encoding Type I HSP40 co-chaperone (EggNog:ENOG410PG3M~COG:O) produces the protein MVKETKYYDILGVPPNATEAQLKTAYKKGALKHHPDKNAHNPDAAEKFKDLSHAYEVLSDPQKRQLYDQYGEEGLEQGGAAGGMNAEDLFAQFFGGGGGFGGMFGGGMRDTGPKKARTIHHVHKVSLEDIYRGKVSKLALQKSIICPGCDGRGGKEGAVKQCSGCNGTGMKIMMRQMGPMIQRFQSVCPDCNGEGEIIREKDRCKRCSGKKTVIERKVLHVHVDRGVKNGHRIDFRGEGDQMPGVLPGDVVFEIEQKPHPRFQRKDDDLFYQADIDLLTALAGGSINIEHLDDRWLAVNIAPGEPIVPGAVKVIKGQGMPSFRHHDFGNLYIQFNVKFPKGEDLRNLELLEQVLPPRVQQTQPPPDSMVEDFELEEVDEGSRARAHGAASLDEEDEDGIPPGAERMQCASQ, from the exons ATGGTGAAAGAAACCAAATACTACGATATTCTAGGG GTTCCTCCCAATGCCACCGAAGCACAGTTGAAAACAGCTTATAAGAAAGGTGCTTTGAAGCACCATCCAG ACAAGAACGCCCATAATCCTGATGCCGCCGAAAAGTTCAAGGATTTATCACATGCTTATGAGGTTCTGTCGGATCCACAGAAACGCCAGCTCTACGATCAATATGGTGAAGAAGGCCTAGAACAAGGCGGCGCGGCCGGCGGAATGAATGCGGAAGACCTATTTGCCCAGTTCTTTGGCGGCGGCGGAGGTTTCGGCGGCATGTTCGGCGGTGGAATGAGAGATACTGGCCCCAAGAAGGCAAGGACCATCCACCACGTGCACAAGGTTTCTTTGGAAGATATCTACCGTGGCAAAGTCTCGAAGTTGGCTCTCCAGAAGTCGATCATTTGTCCAGGATGCGACGGACGCGGAGGAAAAGAGGGTGCTGTTAAGCAGTGCTCTGGATGTAATGGTACCGGTATGAAGATTATGATGCGCCAGATGGGCCCAATGATCCAGCGTTTCCAAAGCGTTTGCCCTGATTGTAACGGAGAGGGAGAGATTATCCGGGAGAAGGATCGTTGCAAGCGCTGCTCGGGCAAGAAGACCGTCATCGAGAGGAAAGTTCTTCATGTCCACGTTGACCGTGGTGTCAAGAACGGCCACAGGATTGATTTCCGTGGGGAGGGTGATCAGATGCCAGGAGTCCTGCCCGGTGATGTAGTGTTTGAAATCGAGCAGAAGCCTCATCCACGATTCCAGCGCAAAGACGATGATTTGTTTTACCAAGCCGATATAGATCTTCTCACCGCATTGGCTGGAGGCTCGATAAACATCGAACATCTGGACGACCGGTGGTTGGCGGTTAATATTGCTCCCGGAGAACCTATCGTACCCG gAGCTGTCAAGGTTATCAAAGGACAAGGAATGCCGTCGTTCCGCCATCACGACTTCGGAAACCTCTACATTCAATTCAACGTGAAATTCCCGAAGGGAGAGGATCTTCGAAACCTTGAATTGCTAGAACAAGTCCTCCCACCACGTGTGCAGCAGACACAGCCACCCCCAGATTCAATGGTTGAAGACTTCGAATTGGAGGAGGTGGACGAGGGTTCTCGGGCCCGTGCTCACGGAGCTGCCAGccttgatgaagaagacgaagatggCATTCCACCTGGCGCGGAACGGATGCAATGCGCATCGCAATAA